A stretch of the Capsicum annuum cultivar UCD-10X-F1 chromosome 10, UCD10Xv1.1, whole genome shotgun sequence genome encodes the following:
- the LOC107845542 gene encoding tobamovirus multiplication protein 1 isoform X2, translated as MARIPVELEMPLKWWDEVNESVEWQDGIFYSLCAAFALVSSVALIQLIRIQLRVPEYGWTTQKVFHFMNFVVNGVRAIVFGFHKEVFLFHHKVLTLVLLDLPGLLFFSAYTLLVLFWAEIYRQARSLPTDKLRTFYISVNGAIYFIQACIWGYLWMNDNSTVEFIGKIFIAVVSFIAALGFLLYGGRLFSMLRRFPIESKGRRKKLHEVGSVTAICFTCFLIRCFVLVEILPSALVLYILRKLPPKRVSAQYHPIR; from the exons ATGGCAAGAATTCCAGTTGAATTGGAAATGCCATTAAAGTGGTGGGATGAAGTCAATGAATCAGTTGAATGGCAAGATGGGATTTTTTACTCTCTATGTGCTGCTTTTGCTCTTGTCTCCTCTGTTGCTCTT ATTCAATTAATTAGAATACAATTGAGAGTACCTGAATATGGTTGGACAACACAAAAGGTTTTCCATTTCATGAACTTTGTTGTAAATGGAG TCCGCGCCATTGTCTTTGGATTTCACAAAGAAGTGTTTCTGTTCCATCACAAG GTGTTGACTTTGGTATTATTGGATCTACCAGGCCTGCTTTTTTTCTCAGCATATACACTtcttgttctattttgggctgaGATATATCGCCAG GCTAGAAGTTTACCAACGGATAAGCTGAGAACCTTCTATATTTCAGTAAATGGTGCAATATATTTCATACAG GCTTGTATTTGGGGGTACCTCTGGATGAACGATAACAGCACGGTGGAATTCATTGGGAAGATATTTATAGCAG TTGTGTCATTTATAGCTGCATTAGGTTTTTTGCTGTATGGAGGAAG GTTATTTTCTATGTTGAGACGCTTCCCCATCGAATCTAAAGGGAGAAGAAAGAAGCTTCATGAG GTTGGATCTGTAACTGCCATTTGTTTCACTTGTTTCCTCATTAGATGCTTTGTG CTCGTGGAAATTCTTCCTTCAGCTCTTGTGCTCTACATCCTGCGGAAACTACCTCCGAAAAGAGTGTCTGCTCAATACCACCCTATCCGTTAG
- the LOC107845542 gene encoding tobamovirus multiplication protein 1 isoform X1, with the protein MARIPVELEMPLKWWDEVNESVEWQDGIFYSLCAAFALVSSVALIQLIRIQLRVPEYGWTTQKVFHFMNFVVNGVRAIVFGFHKEVFLFHHKVLTLVLLDLPGLLFFSAYTLLVLFWAEIYRQARSLPTDKLRTFYISVNGAIYFIQACIWGYLWMNDNSTVEFIGKIFIAVVSFIAALGFLLYGGRLFSMLRRFPIESKGRRKKLHEVGSVTAICFTCFLIRCFVVALSAFDADASLDVLDHPVLNLIYYVLVEILPSALVLYILRKLPPKRVSAQYHPIR; encoded by the exons ATGGCAAGAATTCCAGTTGAATTGGAAATGCCATTAAAGTGGTGGGATGAAGTCAATGAATCAGTTGAATGGCAAGATGGGATTTTTTACTCTCTATGTGCTGCTTTTGCTCTTGTCTCCTCTGTTGCTCTT ATTCAATTAATTAGAATACAATTGAGAGTACCTGAATATGGTTGGACAACACAAAAGGTTTTCCATTTCATGAACTTTGTTGTAAATGGAG TCCGCGCCATTGTCTTTGGATTTCACAAAGAAGTGTTTCTGTTCCATCACAAG GTGTTGACTTTGGTATTATTGGATCTACCAGGCCTGCTTTTTTTCTCAGCATATACACTtcttgttctattttgggctgaGATATATCGCCAG GCTAGAAGTTTACCAACGGATAAGCTGAGAACCTTCTATATTTCAGTAAATGGTGCAATATATTTCATACAG GCTTGTATTTGGGGGTACCTCTGGATGAACGATAACAGCACGGTGGAATTCATTGGGAAGATATTTATAGCAG TTGTGTCATTTATAGCTGCATTAGGTTTTTTGCTGTATGGAGGAAG GTTATTTTCTATGTTGAGACGCTTCCCCATCGAATCTAAAGGGAGAAGAAAGAAGCTTCATGAG GTTGGATCTGTAACTGCCATTTGTTTCACTTGTTTCCTCATTAGATGCTTTGTG GTTGCGTTATCTGCTTTTGATGCTGATGCGTCACTAGATGTCTTGGACCATCCAGTTCTAAATTTGATATACTACGTG CTCGTGGAAATTCTTCCTTCAGCTCTTGTGCTCTACATCCTGCGGAAACTACCTCCGAAAAGAGTGTCTGCTCAATACCACCCTATCCGTTAG
- the LOC107845542 gene encoding tobamovirus multiplication protein 1 isoform X3: MARWDFLLSMCCFCSCLLCCSFRAIVFGFHKEVFLFHHKVLTLVLLDLPGLLFFSAYTLLVLFWAEIYRQARSLPTDKLRTFYISVNGAIYFIQACIWGYLWMNDNSTVEFIGKIFIAVVSFIAALGFLLYGGRLFSMLRRFPIESKGRRKKLHEVGSVTAICFTCFLIRCFVVALSAFDADASLDVLDHPVLNLIYYVLVEILPSALVLYILRKLPPKRVSAQYHPIR; this comes from the exons ATGGCAAGATGGGATTTTTTACTCTCTATGTGCTGCTTTTGCTCTTGTCTCCTCTGTTGCTCTT TCCGCGCCATTGTCTTTGGATTTCACAAAGAAGTGTTTCTGTTCCATCACAAG GTGTTGACTTTGGTATTATTGGATCTACCAGGCCTGCTTTTTTTCTCAGCATATACACTtcttgttctattttgggctgaGATATATCGCCAG GCTAGAAGTTTACCAACGGATAAGCTGAGAACCTTCTATATTTCAGTAAATGGTGCAATATATTTCATACAG GCTTGTATTTGGGGGTACCTCTGGATGAACGATAACAGCACGGTGGAATTCATTGGGAAGATATTTATAGCAG TTGTGTCATTTATAGCTGCATTAGGTTTTTTGCTGTATGGAGGAAG GTTATTTTCTATGTTGAGACGCTTCCCCATCGAATCTAAAGGGAGAAGAAAGAAGCTTCATGAG GTTGGATCTGTAACTGCCATTTGTTTCACTTGTTTCCTCATTAGATGCTTTGTG GTTGCGTTATCTGCTTTTGATGCTGATGCGTCACTAGATGTCTTGGACCATCCAGTTCTAAATTTGATATACTACGTG CTCGTGGAAATTCTTCCTTCAGCTCTTGTGCTCTACATCCTGCGGAAACTACCTCCGAAAAGAGTGTCTGCTCAATACCACCCTATCCGTTAG